Proteins encoded within one genomic window of Candidatus Thermoplasmatota archaeon:
- the dcd gene encoding dCTP deaminase: MAVLSDTDILAMLSDGDLKIEGYTEKNLTPNGYDVTIEEIWIPSIDKRFKDGTVRVPGDSWFVIGTKEYLVLPLTLVAEIWIRTTWVRKGILSSFGRIDAGFNGNLTFSAYNASKDEVEVPIGERFAQVVFEELRSPPKKSYKERSGNYHGQRGITLSPKKD, translated from the coding sequence ATGGCAGTCCTCTCAGACACAGATATCCTAGCCATGCTTTCTGACGGCGATCTCAAGATTGAGGGATACACAGAGAAGAACCTCACGCCGAATGGCTATGATGTGACAATCGAGGAGATATGGATACCCTCCATCGACAAGAGGTTCAAGGACGGGACCGTCAGGGTTCCGGGGGACTCATGGTTCGTCATCGGCACCAAGGAATACCTCGTTCTGCCGCTCACTCTGGTGGCCGAGATTTGGATCAGGACCACTTGGGTCCGCAAGGGCATATTGTCTTCTTTTGGTAGAATCGATGCTGGATTCAATGGTAACCTGACTTTTTCCGCATACAACGCCTCGAAGGACGAGGTGGAGGTCCCGATTGGCGAGAGGTTTGCACAGGTAGTGTTCGAGGAGTTGCGCTCGCCCCCGAAAAAAAGCTACAAAGAACGGTCGGGGAACTACCACGGACAGAGGGGCATCACATTGTCCCCCAAGAAGGATTGA